In a genomic window of Staphylococcus taiwanensis:
- the grpE gene encoding nucleotide exchange factor GrpE — MTEKDESVKSNAEQTEENEVHTEETSTVEKTDNTTSENNDSLENNESEENPEEKTVDPKDEEIQQLQLKANENEEKYLRLYAEFENYKRRIQNENETNKKYQAQRVLTDILPTIDNIERALQIEGDEESFKSLQKGVQMVHESLLRALKENGLEEIQSEGQEFDPNFHQAVVQDDNPDFKSGEITQELQKGYKLKERVLRPSMVKVNQ; from the coding sequence ATGACAGAAAAAGATGAATCAGTAAAAAGTAATGCTGAACAAACTGAAGAAAACGAAGTTCATACAGAAGAAACTTCAACAGTAGAGAAGACTGATAACACAACTTCAGAAAATAATGATTCACTTGAGAATAATGAGAGTGAAGAAAACCCTGAGGAAAAAACAGTTGATCCTAAAGATGAAGAAATTCAGCAATTACAATTAAAAGCTAATGAAAATGAAGAAAAATATTTAAGATTATATGCTGAATTTGAAAACTATAAGCGCAGAATTCAAAATGAAAATGAAACAAATAAAAAATATCAAGCTCAGCGCGTTTTAACAGATATTCTACCAACTATTGATAATATTGAACGTGCTTTACAAATTGAAGGCGATGAGGAATCATTTAAATCATTGCAAAAAGGTGTTCAAATGGTTCATGAAAGCCTTTTAAGAGCTTTAAAAGAAAATGGTCTTGAAGAAATTCAATCAGAAGGACAAGAATTTGATCCTAATTTCCACCAAGCAGTAGTTCAAGATGACAATCCAGATTTCAAATCTGGCGAAATTACACAAGAACTACAAAAAGGTTATAAATTAAAGGAAAGAGTTTTAAGACCATCTATGGTTAAAGTAAATCAATAA
- the dnaK gene encoding molecular chaperone DnaK codes for MSKVIGIDLGTTNSCVAILEGDEPKVIQNPEGARTTPSVVAFKNGETQVGEVAKRQAITNPNTVQSIKRHMGTDYKVDIEGKSYTPQEISAMVLQNLKNTAESYLGDKVDKAVITVPAYFNDAERQATKDAGKIAGLEVERIINEPTAAALAYGLDKTEQDQKVLVFDLGGGTFDVSILELGDGVFEVLSTAGDNKLGGDDFDQVIIDYLVSEFKKENGVDLSQDKMALQRLKDAAEKAKKDLSGVSQTQISLPFISAGENGPLHLEISLTRSKFEELADSLIKRTMEPTRQALKDAGLSTSEIDEVILVGGSTRIPAVQEAVKKEIGKEPHKGVNPDEVVAMGAAIQGGVITGDVKDVVLLDVTPLSLGIEIMGGRMNTLIERNTTIPTSKSQVYSTAADNQPAVDIHVLQGERPMASDNKTLGRFQLTDIPPAPRGVPQIEVTFDIDKNGIVNVTAKDLGTNKEQNITIQSSSALSDEEIDRMVKDAEENAEADKKRREEVDLRNEADSLVFQVEKTISDLGENISEEDKSNAESKKDALKSALEGQDIDDIKAKKEELEKVIQDLSAKVYQQAQQQAQDGNQQQSGNDSNVEDAEFKEVKDDEDKK; via the coding sequence ATGAGTAAAGTAATCGGAATAGACTTAGGTACAACAAATTCATGTGTGGCTATATTAGAAGGCGACGAACCTAAAGTAATTCAAAATCCTGAAGGTGCTAGAACTACACCATCAGTAGTAGCATTTAAAAATGGAGAAACACAAGTAGGTGAAGTTGCTAAACGTCAAGCAATCACAAACCCAAATACTGTTCAATCAATTAAACGTCATATGGGTACTGATTATAAAGTGGATATTGAAGGTAAATCATATACACCTCAAGAAATTTCTGCAATGGTTTTACAAAATTTAAAAAATACTGCAGAAAGTTATCTTGGAGATAAAGTGGATAAAGCTGTAATCACAGTTCCTGCTTATTTCAATGATGCTGAACGTCAAGCAACTAAAGACGCTGGTAAAATTGCTGGTTTAGAAGTTGAACGTATTATCAACGAACCAACAGCAGCAGCTTTAGCTTATGGTTTAGATAAAACAGAACAAGATCAAAAAGTATTAGTATTTGACTTAGGTGGCGGTACTTTTGACGTATCTATCCTAGAATTAGGTGACGGTGTATTCGAAGTACTATCTACAGCAGGCGATAACAAACTTGGTGGTGACGATTTTGACCAAGTTATCATTGATTACTTAGTATCTGAATTCAAAAAAGAAAATGGCGTAGACTTATCACAAGATAAAATGGCGTTACAACGTCTTAAAGACGCAGCTGAAAAAGCTAAAAAAGACTTATCAGGTGTATCTCAAACTCAAATTTCATTACCATTTATTTCTGCTGGAGAAAATGGTCCATTACACTTAGAAATTAGTTTAACACGTTCTAAATTTGAAGAATTAGCTGATTCATTAATTAAACGAACTATGGAACCTACACGTCAAGCACTTAAAGATGCAGGCCTATCAACTTCTGAAATCGATGAAGTTATTTTAGTTGGTGGTTCAACTCGTATTCCAGCAGTACAAGAAGCAGTTAAAAAAGAAATTGGTAAAGAACCTCACAAAGGTGTTAACCCTGACGAAGTAGTAGCAATGGGTGCAGCTATCCAAGGCGGTGTAATCACTGGCGATGTTAAAGACGTTGTTTTATTAGACGTTACACCACTATCATTAGGTATCGAAATCATGGGTGGTCGTATGAATACGTTAATCGAACGTAACACAACTATCCCAACATCAAAATCACAAGTTTATTCAACTGCAGCCGATAACCAACCAGCAGTAGATATTCACGTGTTACAAGGTGAACGTCCAATGGCATCTGATAACAAAACTTTAGGCAGATTCCAATTAACTGATATTCCACCAGCTCCACGTGGTGTACCTCAAATCGAAGTGACTTTCGATATCGATAAAAATGGTATTGTTAACGTAACAGCTAAAGATTTAGGTACAAATAAAGAACAAAACATCACTATTCAATCTAGCTCTGCATTATCTGACGAAGAAATTGATCGTATGGTTAAAGACGCTGAAGAAAATGCTGAAGCTGATAAAAAACGTCGAGAAGAAGTTGATTTACGTAACGAAGCAGATAGCTTAGTTTTCCAAGTTGAGAAAACAATTTCTGATTTAGGCGAAAATATTAGTGAAGAAGATAAATCTAATGCTGAAAGTAAAAAAGATGCTTTAAAATCTGCGCTTGAAGGTCAAGATATCGATGATATTAAAGCTAAAAAAGAAGAACTTGAAAAAGTAATTCAAGATTTATCAGCTAAAGTATATCAACAAGCTCAACAACAAGCTCAAGATGGTAATCAACAACAATCAGGTAATGATAGTAATGTTGAAGATGCTGAATTTAAAGAAGTTAAAGACGATGAAGATAAAAAATAA
- the dnaJ gene encoding molecular chaperone DnaJ: MAKRDYYEVLGVSKSASKDEIKKAYRKLSKKYHPDINKEEGADEKFKEISEAYEVLSDDNKRANYDQFGHDGPQGGFGSQGFGGQDFGGFSGGGFEDIFSSFFGGSRQRDPNAPRKGDDLQYTMTLEFEEAVFGTKKEISIRKDVTCHTCNGDGAKPGTSKKTCSYCNGAGHVSVEQNTILGRVRTQQTCPKCDGTGQEFEEPCPTCHGKGTENKTVKLEVTVPEGVDNDQQIRLAGEGTPGENGGPHGDLYVVFRVKPSDKFERDGDDLFYKLDISFPQASLGDEIKVPTLNGNVMLTIPSGTQTGKQFRLKDKGVKNVHGYGHGDLFVNIKVVTPTKLTDKQKELMREFAEISGESVEEQPSNFKDRARKFFKGE, translated from the coding sequence GTGGCTAAAAGAGATTATTATGAAGTCTTAGGTGTTAGTAAAAGTGCTTCTAAAGATGAAATCAAAAAAGCTTACCGTAAGTTATCAAAAAAATATCATCCAGATATAAACAAAGAAGAAGGTGCTGACGAGAAATTCAAAGAAATATCTGAAGCTTATGAGGTACTAAGTGATGATAATAAACGCGCCAACTATGATCAATTTGGTCATGATGGTCCTCAAGGAGGATTCGGTAGTCAAGGATTTGGTGGACAAGACTTTGGCGGCTTCAGTGGCGGCGGCTTCGAAGATATTTTCAGTTCATTCTTTGGGGGATCACGACAAAGAGATCCTAATGCGCCACGTAAGGGTGATGATTTACAATATACAATGACACTTGAATTTGAAGAAGCTGTATTTGGAACTAAAAAAGAAATTTCAATACGTAAAGATGTAACCTGCCATACTTGTAATGGTGATGGTGCTAAACCTGGTACAAGTAAAAAAACTTGTAGTTATTGTAATGGCGCTGGTCATGTATCCGTTGAACAAAACACTATTTTAGGTAGAGTTAGAACACAACAAACTTGCCCTAAATGTGATGGTACTGGACAAGAATTTGAAGAACCATGTCCAACTTGTCATGGTAAAGGTACAGAAAACAAAACAGTTAAATTAGAAGTTACTGTCCCAGAAGGTGTAGACAATGATCAACAAATACGTTTAGCTGGCGAAGGTACTCCAGGTGAAAATGGTGGCCCTCACGGTGATTTATATGTTGTCTTTCGTGTGAAACCTTCTGACAAGTTCGAACGAGATGGAGACGATCTATTCTATAAACTAGATATTAGTTTCCCACAAGCATCTCTAGGTGATGAAATTAAAGTACCTACCCTTAATGGCAATGTTATGTTAACAATCCCATCAGGAACACAAACAGGTAAGCAGTTTCGCTTAAAAGATAAAGGTGTAAAAAATGTTCACGGTTATGGTCATGGTGATTTATTTGTTAATATAAAAGTTGTAACACCTACTAAATTAACAGATAAGCAAAAAGAACTAATGAGAGAATTTGCAGAAATTAGTGGCGAATCTGTAGAAGAGCAACCATCTAATTTTAAAGATAGAGCGCGTAAATTCTTTAAAGGAGAATAA
- the prmA gene encoding 50S ribosomal protein L11 methyltransferase, with product MNWTELSVVVNHEAEPLVTDILENYGSNGVVIEDSDDLINQPADKFGEIYELKKEDYPEQGVRLKAYFNELKYTQSLADSIKEDILNLELIDKQIVQFSENSIAEVDWENEWKNYFHPFRASEKFTIVPSWENYTKDSDSELCIELDPGMAFGTGDHPTTSMCLKAIETYIQPEISVIDVGTGSGILSIASHLLGVKRIKALDIDEMAVKVAKDNFKKNNCEDAIEAVPGNLLQDETEKFDIVIANILAHIIDEMIEDAYNTLNEEGYFITSGIIEEKHEEILSHMKRVGFNIVSINHDNGWVCIVGQKVSE from the coding sequence ATGAACTGGACAGAACTTTCAGTTGTTGTAAACCATGAGGCAGAACCTTTAGTTACAGACATTTTAGAAAACTATGGATCTAACGGAGTAGTTATTGAAGATTCTGATGATTTAATAAACCAACCAGCAGATAAATTTGGTGAAATCTATGAGCTTAAAAAAGAAGATTATCCAGAACAAGGGGTTAGATTGAAAGCTTACTTTAATGAATTGAAATATACACAATCATTAGCTGATAGCATTAAAGAAGATATATTGAATCTTGAATTAATTGATAAACAAATTGTGCAATTTTCTGAAAATAGTATTGCTGAAGTTGATTGGGAAAATGAATGGAAAAATTATTTTCATCCTTTTAGAGCTTCAGAAAAATTTACTATCGTACCAAGTTGGGAAAATTATACCAAAGATTCTGATTCTGAATTATGTATCGAGCTTGATCCTGGCATGGCTTTTGGAACTGGGGATCATCCAACTACAAGTATGTGTTTAAAAGCCATCGAAACATATATTCAACCTGAAATCTCAGTTATAGACGTCGGCACTGGCTCTGGAATTTTAAGTATTGCAAGTCATTTACTCGGAGTTAAAAGAATTAAAGCCTTAGATATTGATGAGATGGCTGTAAAAGTTGCTAAAGATAATTTTAAAAAGAATAATTGCGAAGATGCAATTGAAGCTGTACCAGGTAATTTATTACAAGATGAAACTGAAAAATTTGATATAGTAATTGCAAATATTTTAGCTCACATTATTGATGAAATGATTGAAGATGCATATAATACACTAAATGAGGAAGGATATTTTATCACTTCAGGCATTATTGAGGAAAAGCATGAAGAAATTTTATCTCATATGAAGCGTGTAGGCTTTAATATTGTATCAATTAATCATGACAACGGTTGGGTTTGTATCGTTGGTCAGAAAGTGAGTGAATAA
- a CDS encoding 16S rRNA (uracil(1498)-N(3))-methyltransferase produces the protein MQRYFINQNADENQRFFITSKEDIHHITNVMRNTIGNKIIVTFNNKVAYKTEIADITNEAIEIKLLDQLQINTELPYDITICSGLIKADKYEWLIQKSTELGANNFIAVEMNRSIVKLQTNKVSKKIERWQKIIKEAAEQSYRLIIPKISFKSNLNEIYDTINQYDYILLAYEDEAKRGEVSLFKKTLQKFKTNDRILIIFGPEGGFSENEIDLFKDVSVNVGLGPRILRAETAPLYALSAISFEKELMG, from the coding sequence TTGCAAAGGTACTTTATTAACCAAAACGCTGATGAAAATCAGCGTTTTTTTATAACAAGTAAAGAAGATATACATCATATAACTAATGTAATGCGTAATACGATTGGTAATAAAATTATAGTTACATTTAACAACAAAGTAGCCTATAAAACTGAAATTGCAGATATTACAAATGAAGCAATCGAAATTAAATTGTTAGATCAATTACAGATCAATACCGAACTACCTTACGATATCACAATTTGTAGCGGATTAATTAAAGCTGATAAATATGAATGGTTAATTCAAAAATCAACAGAATTAGGTGCAAATAACTTTATTGCAGTTGAAATGAATAGATCAATTGTTAAACTTCAAACTAATAAAGTAAGCAAAAAAATAGAGCGCTGGCAAAAGATTATTAAAGAAGCTGCAGAACAAAGCTATCGTTTAATCATTCCTAAAATTAGTTTCAAGTCGAATTTAAATGAAATATATGATACTATTAATCAATATGATTATATTTTATTAGCATATGAAGACGAGGCAAAACGTGGGGAAGTTAGTCTTTTTAAAAAAACGTTACAAAAATTTAAAACTAACGATCGCATATTAATTATATTTGGACCTGAGGGCGGATTTTCTGAGAATGAAATTGATTTATTTAAAGATGTAAGTGTTAATGTTGGCCTTGGTCCTAGAATTTTACGGGCAGAAACTGCACCACTCTATGCTTTGAGTGCTATAAGTTTTGAAAAAGAATTAATGGGGTGA
- the mtaB gene encoding tRNA (N(6)-L-threonylcarbamoyladenosine(37)-C(2))-methylthiotransferase MtaB, with the protein MSTVAFHTLGCKVNHYETEAIWQLFKDANYDRVEFETNADVFVINTCTVTNTGDKKSRQIIRRAIRQNPDAVVCVTGCYAQTSSAEIMEIPGVDVVVGTQDRHKLLEYIDQFREERQPINGVGNIMKNRTYEELDVPYFTDRTRASLKIQEGCNNFCTFCIIPWARGLMRSRDPEKVVEQATQLVNAGYKEIVLTGIHTGGYGQDLKNYNLAQLLRDLEEIEGLERIRISSIEASQLTDEVIGVLKQSNKVVRHLHVPLQSGSDTVLKRMRRKYTMEHFSERLTKLHDALPDLAVTSDVIVGFPGETEEEFQETYDFIVKHKFSELHVFPYSPRIGTPAARMDDQIDENVKNERVHKLIALSDQLAKEYASKFENEVLEVIPEESGEQEGTLVGYADNYMKVEFEADESLIGQIVKVKILKSDYPINIGKVIRIVDHASNKSEEGVLL; encoded by the coding sequence ATGTCAACAGTTGCGTTTCACACATTAGGTTGTAAAGTGAATCATTATGAAACTGAGGCAATTTGGCAATTATTTAAAGATGCTAATTATGATAGAGTAGAATTTGAAACAAATGCAGACGTATTTGTTATTAATACTTGTACGGTAACTAATACTGGTGATAAAAAGAGTAGACAAATTATTAGACGTGCAATTCGTCAGAATCCAGATGCAGTTGTATGTGTTACTGGTTGTTATGCACAAACGTCATCAGCTGAAATTATGGAAATTCCTGGGGTTGATGTTGTTGTCGGTACTCAAGACAGACATAAATTATTAGAGTATATTGATCAATTTAGAGAAGAACGTCAACCAATTAATGGTGTAGGTAATATCATGAAGAATCGTACCTATGAAGAATTAGATGTACCTTATTTCACTGATAGAACAAGAGCATCTCTTAAAATTCAAGAAGGTTGTAATAATTTCTGCACATTCTGTATCATACCTTGGGCTCGAGGCTTAATGCGTTCACGAGACCCAGAAAAAGTAGTAGAACAAGCAACACAATTAGTAAATGCTGGGTATAAAGAAATCGTCTTAACAGGGATTCACACTGGTGGATACGGTCAAGACTTAAAAAATTATAATCTAGCTCAATTATTGCGTGATTTAGAAGAAATTGAAGGTTTAGAACGAATCCGTATTTCTTCAATTGAAGCTAGTCAATTGACAGATGAAGTGATTGGTGTATTAAAACAATCAAATAAAGTCGTTAGACATTTACATGTTCCTCTACAATCCGGTTCTGATACGGTATTGAAACGTATGAGACGTAAATATACAATGGAACACTTTTCAGAAAGATTAACCAAACTACATGATGCTTTACCTGACTTAGCGGTTACAAGTGATGTTATAGTTGGTTTCCCTGGTGAAACTGAAGAAGAATTCCAAGAAACTTATGACTTTATTGTGAAACACAAGTTTTCTGAGTTACATGTCTTCCCATATTCACCAAGAATTGGTACACCAGCAGCTCGAATGGATGACCAAATTGATGAAAATGTTAAAAATGAACGTGTCCATAAATTAATTGCCTTAAGTGATCAATTGGCGAAAGAATATGCTTCTAAATTCGAAAACGAAGTATTAGAGGTAATCCCTGAAGAATCAGGTGAACAAGAAGGTACTCTAGTAGGATATGCCGATAATTATATGAAAGTTGAATTTGAAGCAGACGAATCACTAATTGGACAAATTGTTAAAGTTAAAATTCTTAAATCTGATTATCCAATTAATATTGGTAAAGTCATTAGAATTGTGGATCATGCGTCTAATAAATCAGAAGAAGGCGTACTATTATAA
- a CDS encoding 30S ribosomal protein S21, giving the protein MSKTVVRKNESLEDALRRFKRSVSKSGTIQEVRKREFYEKPSVKRKKKSEAARKRKFK; this is encoded by the coding sequence ATGTCTAAAACAGTAGTACGTAAAAACGAATCACTTGAAGATGCTTTACGTAGATTTAAACGCTCAGTGTCTAAAAGTGGTACTATCCAAGAAGTACGTAAACGTGAATTTTACGAAAAACCAAGCGTAAAACGTAAAAAGAAATCAGAAGCTGCACGTAAACGTAAATTCAAATAA
- a CDS encoding serine protease, with product MLFNSILSTNWMSNFSNIITSPLLSLILTCIIFVGFLYQLYSRRVNFAGIIAVLSLLVLFLGFLISGDVNIISVLLFFVGAILVIIELFVIGGILGFIGITLIILSIIMLGDNILLMLLNVVCASILTIIEWVILVKIFKKKIPLLDKVVLKDSTNTEAGYRSHDDRSHLVGQIATTITDLRPAGIITLNDERIDAVSDGAFILRNKKVKILEVEGSRVVVRETENT from the coding sequence ATGCTTTTTAATTCAATTTTATCAACTAATTGGATGTCTAACTTCTCAAATATCATAACTAGCCCATTATTATCGTTAATCTTGACTTGCATCATATTTGTTGGCTTTTTATACCAACTATATTCAAGAAGAGTTAACTTTGCAGGTATTATTGCGGTATTATCACTTTTAGTTTTATTTTTAGGATTCTTAATTAGTGGCGATGTTAATATAATATCAGTTTTATTATTTTTTGTTGGTGCGATTTTAGTCATCATTGAATTGTTTGTCATTGGTGGCATATTAGGATTTATTGGAATAACTTTAATCATATTGAGTATAATAATGCTTGGAGATAATATACTATTAATGCTACTTAATGTAGTATGCGCATCGATTTTAACAATTATCGAATGGGTAATATTGGTAAAAATATTTAAAAAGAAGATTCCTTTATTAGATAAAGTTGTGTTAAAAGATTCAACAAATACTGAAGCAGGCTATAGATCTCACGATGATCGTTCTCATTTAGTAGGACAAATAGCAACTACTATTACAGATTTAAGACCCGCAGGAATTATAACTTTAAACGATGAAAGAATTGACGCAGTTTCAGACGGTGCATTTATTCTTAGAAATAAAAAAGTTAAAATTCTTGAAGTTGAAGGTAGTAGAGTTGTTGTTAGAGAAACAGAAAATACATAA
- the floA gene encoding flotillin-like protein FloA (flotillin-like protein involved in membrane lipid rafts): MLGLGIIVIAVIIVIALLVLFSFVPVGLWISAIAAGVKVGIGTLVGMRLRRVSPRKVIGPLIKAHKAGLNLTTNQLESHYLAGGNVDRVVDANIAAQRADINLPFERGAAIDLAGRDVLEAVQMSVNPKVIETPFITGVAMNGIEVKAKARITVRANISRLVGGAGEETIIARVGEGIVSTIGSSEHHTQVLENPDNISKTVLSKGLDSGTAFEILSIDIADVDIGKNIGADLQTEQALADKNIAQAKAEERRAMAVASEQEMKARVQEMRAKVVEAESEVPLAMAEALREGNMGVKDYYNLKNVEADTGMRNAINKRTEQNDDESPK, encoded by the coding sequence ATGTTAGGTTTAGGTATTATCGTTATTGCTGTAATTATTGTCATAGCTTTATTAGTCTTATTCTCGTTTGTTCCAGTTGGATTATGGATATCTGCTATTGCAGCTGGTGTAAAAGTTGGCATAGGTACATTAGTGGGAATGAGATTACGTCGAGTATCTCCCCGTAAAGTTATTGGCCCATTAATAAAAGCACATAAAGCTGGATTAAATTTAACTACCAATCAATTAGAATCACATTATTTAGCAGGTGGTAATGTTGATAGAGTAGTTGATGCAAACATTGCAGCTCAACGTGCAGACATTAATCTACCTTTCGAACGTGGGGCAGCAATTGACTTAGCTGGACGTGACGTACTAGAAGCAGTTCAAATGTCAGTAAATCCTAAAGTAATTGAAACACCATTTATTACTGGTGTCGCAATGAATGGTATTGAAGTAAAAGCTAAAGCTAGAATTACAGTACGTGCCAATATCTCTCGACTAGTAGGTGGTGCTGGAGAAGAAACAATTATTGCACGTGTAGGTGAAGGTATTGTTTCTACTATCGGTTCAAGTGAACATCATACACAAGTTCTTGAAAATCCAGATAATATTTCTAAAACAGTGTTAAGCAAAGGATTAGATTCAGGTACTGCTTTCGAAATTCTTTCTATTGACATTGCTGATGTAGATATCGGTAAAAATATCGGTGCTGATTTACAAACTGAACAGGCACTTGCTGATAAAAATATTGCCCAAGCTAAAGCTGAAGAACGTCGTGCAATGGCTGTGGCTTCTGAACAAGAAATGAAAGCACGCGTACAAGAAATGCGTGCCAAAGTTGTTGAAGCTGAATCTGAAGTACCACTAGCTATGGCTGAAGCTTTACGTGAGGGTAATATGGGAGTTAAAGATTATTACAATCTTAAAAATGTTGAAGCTGATACTGGCATGAGAAACGCAATTAATAAACGTACTGAGCAAAATGACGACGAATCACCAAAGTAA
- a CDS encoding PhoH family protein → MPGIIQIDDINHSQALIGNNDEHLKAIEEAFNVEIHARGQEIAVKGQILAHVEKAELVLKNLLKVIELGNSITLKDVEAAIKMAENDTIQHLLDLYDEEITKDAFGKTIRAKTMGQRLYINAMKNNDLVFGIGPAGTGKTFLAVVYAAKQLRKGNVKRIVLTRPAVEAGESLGFLPGDLKEKVDPYLRPLYDGLNTVLGREQTARFIERGTIEIAPLAYMRGRTLDDAFVILDEAQNTTHAQMKMFLTRLGFGSKMVVTGDQTQIDLPKGVKSGLKEAVKKLHGVKGINIMQLDQTDVVRHPLVSKIIDRYEGDI, encoded by the coding sequence ATGCCAGGAATAATTCAAATAGATGACATAAATCATTCTCAAGCTTTAATTGGAAATAATGACGAGCATTTAAAAGCAATTGAGGAAGCATTTAATGTCGAGATACATGCGCGTGGACAAGAAATTGCTGTTAAAGGCCAAATATTGGCGCATGTTGAAAAAGCAGAATTAGTTCTAAAAAACTTATTAAAAGTAATTGAATTGGGAAACTCAATTACGTTAAAAGATGTTGAAGCTGCAATTAAAATGGCAGAAAATGATACAATACAACACCTTTTAGACCTATACGATGAAGAAATAACAAAGGATGCATTTGGTAAGACGATTCGTGCAAAAACAATGGGGCAACGTTTATACATCAATGCAATGAAAAACAATGATTTAGTTTTTGGAATTGGCCCAGCTGGAACAGGTAAAACATTTTTAGCTGTAGTATATGCAGCTAAACAACTACGCAAAGGCAATGTCAAACGAATTGTTTTAACACGCCCAGCTGTTGAAGCTGGTGAGTCTTTAGGATTTTTACCGGGGGATTTAAAAGAAAAAGTTGATCCTTATCTTAGACCATTATATGATGGTTTGAATACGGTTCTAGGAAGAGAACAAACTGCCCGTTTTATTGAACGTGGTACGATTGAAATTGCTCCTTTGGCATATATGCGTGGACGAACATTAGATGATGCTTTTGTAATACTTGACGAAGCTCAAAATACGACGCACGCTCAAATGAAAATGTTCTTAACTAGATTAGGATTTGGTTCAAAAATGGTAGTTACTGGAGACCAAACACAAATAGATTTACCTAAAGGTGTTAAAAGTGGCTTAAAAGAAGCTGTTAAAAAATTGCATGGTGTTAAAGGAATAAATATAATGCAATTAGACCAAACTGACGTTGTTAGACACCCATTGGTAAGTAAAATTATTGATCGCTATGAAGGAGACATCTAA
- the ybeY gene encoding rRNA maturation RNase YbeY, with protein MFTIDFNDHTELVKDEWYQQIDDLLSFAKEQERIEEDAELSVTFVDKNEIQKINRMYRDKDKVTDVISFALEEDEPEIIGLDIPRVLGDIIICTDVAEEQANAYAHSFERELGFLALHGFLHLLGYDHMNEEDEKEMFGRQDTILNAYGLTRD; from the coding sequence ATGTTTACAATTGATTTTAATGACCATACAGAACTCGTTAAAGATGAATGGTATCAACAGATTGATGACTTACTTAGCTTTGCTAAAGAACAAGAAAGAATTGAAGAAGACGCTGAACTTTCGGTAACTTTTGTGGATAAAAATGAGATTCAAAAGATTAACCGTATGTATAGAGACAAAGATAAAGTAACCGACGTGATTTCTTTTGCGCTTGAAGAAGATGAACCTGAAATTATTGGTTTAGATATCCCTAGAGTGCTCGGTGATATAATTATTTGTACAGATGTAGCTGAGGAACAGGCAAATGCTTATGCCCATTCATTTGAACGTGAATTAGGTTTTTTAGCCCTTCACGGTTTCTTACATTTATTAGGATATGATCATATGAACGAAGAAGATGAGAAAGAGATGTTCGGTCGTCAAGATACTATACTAAACGCATATGGACTGACTCGAGATTAA
- a CDS encoding diacylglycerol kinase family protein produces MNKLKRFKYTFDGFKTLLLKDHNYLLHIVIALITILLGFILKLNSIEWMFILLAIFLVLTLEAVNTAIECVVDLVTMEYHELAKQAKDIAAFSVMLVSIFALIIGLIIFLPHIF; encoded by the coding sequence ATTAATAAACTAAAACGTTTCAAATATACGTTTGATGGATTTAAAACGCTTCTTCTAAAAGATCATAATTATTTACTTCATATTGTCATAGCATTAATAACTATCTTATTAGGTTTTATTTTAAAATTAAATAGTATTGAATGGATGTTTATTTTATTAGCTATCTTTCTAGTTTTAACATTAGAAGCTGTAAACACGGCTATTGAGTGTGTTGTCGATTTAGTAACCATGGAGTATCACGAACTCGCTAAACAAGCCAAAGATATCGCTGCATTTAGCGTGATGCTTGTTTCTATATTTGCATTAATTATCGGGTTAATCATTTTTTTACCACATATTTTTTGA